Proteins from a single region of Candidatus Parcubacteria bacterium:
- a CDS encoding M48 family metalloprotease (Derived by automated computational analysis using gene prediction method: Protein Homology. GO_function: GO:0004222 - metalloendopeptidase activity [Evidence IEA]; GO_process: GO:0006508 - proteolysis [Evidence IEA]), translating to MTLYQHQANNKRRTWLLMMIFLILVIGVGYAISWYFDSPGILIAAVIFSVVSSFVSYWWSDKIVLSMAGARLVDPNVDKEIYRLVENLCITAGLSVPKIYIIEDDAPNAFATGRNPEHAAIAFTTGLLRRLDKVEVEGVAAHELSHIGNYDILISTIATVLVGVIIIMIDWFSRGLVWGGGRRSDDSKSSNPLGLILVIVLLILAPLAAQLMQLAISRKREYLADSSAGLLTRYPEGLARALEKISVAPQNLKRVNAATAHMYIVTPLQGDEKKNKTSAFSKLLMTHPPIEERVARLRNLDIN from the coding sequence ATGACTCTTTACCAGCATCAGGCAAACAACAAAAGACGCACCTGGTTGCTAATGATGATTTTTCTCATCTTGGTAATTGGTGTCGGTTATGCGATTTCCTGGTATTTTGACAGTCCGGGGATTTTGATTGCGGCCGTCATCTTTAGTGTCGTTTCCAGCTTCGTTAGTTATTGGTGGAGTGACAAAATTGTTTTGTCGATGGCCGGGGCGCGTTTAGTCGATCCTAACGTCGACAAAGAGATTTACCGCCTAGTAGAAAATCTTTGTATCACCGCCGGTTTGTCGGTACCCAAGATATATATTATTGAGGATGACGCGCCCAATGCCTTTGCCACTGGCCGCAACCCTGAACACGCGGCGATTGCTTTTACGACCGGTTTACTCCGGCGCTTAGATAAGGTGGAGGTAGAGGGGGTAGCTGCTCACGAATTATCGCATATCGGCAACTATGATATTTTAATTTCCACAATCGCGACCGTTTTAGTTGGGGTAATAATCATTATGATTGATTGGTTCTCTAGAGGCTTAGTCTGGGGCGGCGGCCGTCGTAGCGACGACAGCAAAAGCTCTAATCCTTTAGGCCTTATTTTAGTGATTGTTTTGCTGATTTTGGCTCCGCTCGCGGCCCAATTGATGCAACTGGCTATTTCTCGTAAGCGAGAGTATTTAGCCGATAGCAGTGCCGGTTTACTGACTCGTTACCCCGAAGGCTTGGCGCGGGCTTTAGAAAAAATTAGTGTCGCCCCGCAGAATTTAAAAAGGGTGAATGCGGCCACCGCGCATATGTATATTGTGACGCCGCTTCAAGGTGATGAGAAAAAAAATAAGACCTCGGCCTTTAGTAAACTCCTAATGACTCATCCTCCTATTGAAGAACGCGTTGCTCGTTTAAGAAATCTTGATATTAATTAA
- a CDS encoding SPFH domain-containing protein (Derived by automated computational analysis using gene prediction method: Protein Homology.) encodes MIYFIIGLALLIFLSSLKQVNQWERGVVFTMGRYTYTMEPGWRLLLPIFQTFKKVDVRIKAVDVPDQKAITRDNISVTVNAVIYYKVADAPKAVIEVENFYYAVSQYAQTTMRNIVGEVTLDELLARRDKIAERIKEIVDRETDEWGIKVNNVELKDIFIPESMERTIAKQAEAEREKRAVIINSEGELAAATNIAQAASILNASEGALHLRTLQSINDLSSDQSNTVIVMTPVEILRAFEGGFKKKEDK; translated from the coding sequence ATGATTTACTTTATAATCGGGTTGGCTCTTCTTATCTTTTTATCCTCCCTTAAGCAAGTCAACCAATGGGAAAGAGGAGTTGTTTTTACCATGGGGCGCTATACCTACACTATGGAGCCAGGTTGGAGGTTATTGCTGCCAATCTTTCAAACCTTTAAAAAGGTAGATGTTCGTATTAAAGCTGTTGATGTGCCTGATCAAAAAGCAATTACTCGTGATAACATTTCGGTAACTGTTAATGCCGTTATTTATTATAAAGTAGCTGATGCCCCCAAGGCAGTTATTGAAGTGGAAAATTTTTACTATGCCGTTTCTCAGTACGCACAAACAACTATGAGAAACATTGTTGGTGAAGTGACTTTAGATGAGCTCTTAGCACGACGCGATAAGATTGCTGAGAGAATTAAGGAAATTGTTGATAGAGAGACTGATGAGTGGGGCATTAAAGTAAACAATGTTGAGCTTAAAGACATTTTTATTCCAGAATCAATGGAGCGCACTATCGCCAAACAGGCGGAGGCGGAGCGCGAGAAGCGGGCGGTGATAATTAATTCTGAAGGTGAACTCGCCGCCGCCACTAATATCGCTCAGGCCGCTAGCATCTTGAATGCTTCTGAGGGCGCCCTACATTTACGAACTCTCCAATCAATTAATGATCTCTCTAGTGACCAATCAAATACCGTGATCGTGATGACGCCGGTAGAAATACTGCGCGCTTTTGAGGGCGGCTTTAAAAAGAAAGAAGATAAATAA
- a CDS encoding LemA family protein (Derived by automated computational analysis using gene prediction method: Protein Homology.), which translates to MAWIILAVAVILIFAIIGLYNGLVAGKNRVEEALSDMDVQLKRRYDLIPNLVETVKGYAAHEEGTLAKVIAARNSAMEVPSTDPEKKMVVENQLSSTLRSIFALAENYPDLKANQNFLELQRELTDTEDKIMASRRFYNGNVRDFNTKLQVFPTNLINKMLKFEEYKFYELADAAQKEPVKVQF; encoded by the coding sequence ATGGCTTGGATTATTTTGGCAGTAGCGGTGATTTTAATCTTCGCTATCATCGGTCTCTACAATGGTTTGGTTGCCGGCAAAAATCGAGTGGAAGAAGCTCTTTCCGACATGGATGTGCAGCTTAAGCGCCGTTACGACCTGATTCCTAATCTGGTGGAAACGGTTAAAGGTTACGCTGCTCATGAGGAAGGAACCTTGGCAAAAGTGATTGCGGCTCGTAATTCGGCGATGGAGGTGCCGAGCACCGATCCCGAGAAAAAAATGGTCGTGGAAAATCAATTATCTTCCACACTGCGCTCCATTTTTGCTCTAGCGGAAAATTATCCGGACTTAAAAGCTAATCAAAACTTTTTAGAGCTGCAACGCGAGCTTACCGATACTGAAGATAAAATCATGGCTTCTCGCCGTTTTTACAACGGCAATGTTCGTGACTTTAACACTAAGTTACAAGTCTTTCCGACTAACTTAATTAACAAAATGTTAAAGTTTGAAGAATATAAATTTTATGAACTGGCTGATGCCGCTCAAAAAGAGCCGGTTAAAGTTCAGTTCTAA
- the ileS gene encoding isoleucine--tRNA ligase (Derived by automated computational analysis using gene prediction method: Protein Homology. GO_component: GO:0005737 - cytoplasm [Evidence IEA]; GO_function: GO:0004822 - isoleucine-tRNA ligase activity [Evidence IEA]; GO_process: GO:0006428 - isoleucyl-tRNA aminoacylation [Evidence IEA]): MSDDKQVNLSNPVSGSEGRVQQFWQSAKIFEQSVAKEAPQGRFVFYDGPPFATGLPHYGHLVGSIIKDVIPRYQTMRGFSVERRWGWDCHGLPIENIVEKELGVKSKKEILELGVEKFNNLCRERVSTYADEWRTTIDRLGRWVDMDNPYRTMDLNYMESVWWVMKQLWDKGLIYQDHRSMHICPHCETTVSQSEVAEGYQLIKDLSAIAKFELVSEPGTFVIAWTTTPWTLIGNVALAVNGKIDYLKVKIGEDFYILAKERAEEVLAGKEYEVVATFKGVDLVGQAYQPLFSDYANDKDLANRENGWKIYAAEFVNTEEGTGIVHIAPAFGEDDLVLGQKENLPFVQHVNFDGTIKAEVADFAGLNVKPAADHQATDIEIIKNLAHRNLLFSKAKYEHSYPHCWRCDTPLLNYATSSWFVDITKIKPQLLEEAKKINWSPTHIKEGRFGNWLEGARDWSISRQRFWASAIPIWQCPNGHKHLVGSVAELEKLTGISPITDIHKDKVDPLTFPCPECSETMTRIPDVLDCWFESGSMPYAQEHYPFANQEKFENNFPAQFIAEGVDQTRAWFYYTHVLGVAVKGTRAFDQVVVNGIVLAEDGKKMSKRLKNYPDPLLLMDKYGADALRAYLLAAPVMQAENFNFSEKGVAEALRKNIIILNNVYKFYEMYAEGEQPTLERPEATGVLDIWILAKLSQLETGATTALETYNLSKAMRPITEFIDELSTWYLRRSRDRFKEEGADKDMVLAVLRYVLAELAKVMAPFLPFNAENLWQETTGYNFSDSSQSVHLESWPIAAALTDNDKTVLANMSLVRRAVELGLAERDASGIKVRQALASATVSIPNLSLPEEYENLIKEELNVQKLFWETADVLAVKLDTVITPELEREGWTREFIRLINKNRKDLNLNLADRTKVIIGGADKDILEFIEAKKEEIKTATLSVDCELVSTASENLVKLGEHEFSLNLEVLNK; this comes from the coding sequence ATGAGTGATGATAAGCAAGTTAATTTAAGTAATCCGGTTTCCGGTTCCGAGGGGCGCGTCCAGCAATTTTGGCAGAGTGCTAAAATTTTTGAACAGTCCGTCGCTAAAGAAGCGCCGCAGGGTCGCTTTGTTTTTTATGACGGTCCTCCATTCGCGACCGGCTTGCCTCATTATGGTCACTTAGTGGGTAGTATTATTAAAGATGTGATTCCACGCTACCAAACGATGCGCGGTTTTTCGGTGGAGCGTCGCTGGGGTTGGGATTGCCACGGCCTGCCGATTGAAAATATTGTTGAAAAAGAATTAGGCGTTAAAAGTAAAAAAGAAATTTTGGAATTGGGGGTAGAGAAATTCAATAATCTTTGTCGCGAACGCGTTTCTACTTACGCTGATGAGTGGCGGACGACGATTGATCGCCTTGGTCGCTGGGTGGATATGGATAATCCTTATCGGACCATGGATTTGAATTACATGGAATCGGTTTGGTGGGTAATGAAACAGCTTTGGGACAAGGGCTTAATCTATCAAGACCATCGCTCCATGCATATTTGCCCGCATTGTGAAACCACGGTTTCGCAATCCGAGGTGGCTGAAGGTTATCAGTTAATTAAAGATTTATCGGCGATCGCAAAATTTGAATTAGTTTCTGAGCCGGGCACTTTTGTTATCGCCTGGACCACCACACCTTGGACCTTAATTGGTAATGTGGCTTTGGCTGTTAACGGAAAAATTGATTATCTCAAAGTAAAAATTGGTGAAGATTTTTATATTCTCGCCAAAGAACGAGCTGAAGAGGTTTTAGCGGGAAAGGAATATGAAGTTGTCGCTACTTTTAAAGGCGTGGATTTAGTTGGCCAGGCCTATCAACCTTTATTTTCTGATTATGCTAATGATAAGGATTTAGCTAACCGGGAAAATGGCTGGAAGATTTATGCCGCCGAGTTTGTAAATACCGAGGAGGGGACCGGCATTGTTCACATTGCACCCGCTTTCGGTGAAGATGATTTAGTTCTAGGTCAGAAGGAAAATTTACCTTTCGTTCAGCATGTTAATTTTGACGGTACGATTAAGGCGGAAGTCGCTGATTTTGCCGGCTTGAATGTTAAGCCTGCCGCTGATCACCAAGCGACTGATATTGAAATCATTAAAAACTTGGCGCACCGCAATCTACTCTTTTCAAAAGCGAAGTACGAACATAGTTATCCGCATTGTTGGCGTTGTGATACGCCCTTATTAAATTATGCCACCTCTTCTTGGTTTGTTGATATCACCAAAATTAAGCCGCAATTATTAGAAGAGGCTAAAAAAATAAATTGGTCACCGACTCATATAAAGGAAGGCCGCTTTGGTAATTGGTTAGAGGGGGCGCGCGATTGGTCTATTTCTCGGCAACGATTTTGGGCCAGTGCAATTCCAATTTGGCAGTGTCCTAACGGGCATAAGCATTTGGTCGGCTCGGTGGCGGAATTAGAAAAACTGACCGGAATCTCGCCGATTACCGATATTCACAAAGATAAAGTTGATCCTCTTACTTTTCCTTGTCCTGAGTGTTCGGAAACAATGACCAGAATTCCTGATGTTTTAGATTGTTGGTTTGAGTCGGGTTCCATGCCTTATGCACAAGAGCATTATCCTTTTGCTAATCAAGAAAAATTTGAAAATAATTTTCCGGCCCAGTTTATCGCCGAGGGCGTTGATCAGACTCGTGCTTGGTTTTACTACACTCATGTTTTAGGGGTGGCCGTCAAAGGCACACGGGCTTTTGATCAAGTGGTGGTTAATGGCATTGTTTTAGCTGAGGACGGCAAAAAGATGTCCAAACGTTTAAAAAATTATCCTGACCCTCTGCTACTGATGGATAAATACGGCGCCGATGCCTTGCGCGCTTATCTTCTGGCCGCGCCAGTAATGCAGGCGGAGAATTTTAATTTTTCCGAAAAGGGGGTTGCCGAAGCCTTGCGCAAAAATATCATCATTCTTAATAATGTTTATAAGTTTTATGAGATGTATGCCGAGGGGGAACAGCCGACTTTAGAGCGACCGGAAGCAACCGGGGTTTTAGATATTTGGATTTTAGCGAAATTGTCGCAATTGGAAACTGGGGCGACAACCGCTCTTGAGACTTACAATTTATCGAAAGCGATGCGTCCGATTACCGAATTTATTGATGAGCTCTCCACTTGGTATTTACGTCGTTCTCGTGATCGCTTTAAAGAAGAAGGCGCTGATAAAGATATGGTCCTGGCGGTCTTACGGTATGTCTTAGCGGAATTAGCCAAAGTGATGGCGCCATTTTTACCGTTCAATGCTGAAAACTTATGGCAAGAAACAACGGGTTATAATTTTTCTGACTCTTCTCAATCGGTTCACCTAGAGTCTTGGCCGATTGCTGCGGCCTTAACCGACAACGATAAAACGGTTTTAGCGAATATGTCTTTAGTGCGTCGTGCCGTGGAGCTTGGCTTGGCGGAGCGTGATGCTTCCGGAATTAAAGTTCGCCAGGCTCTCGCTTCGGCGACCGTGAGCATTCCTAACCTAAGTTTACCCGAAGAATATGAAAATTTAATTAAAGAAGAATTAAATGTTCAAAAATTGTTTTGGGAAACGGCTGATGTTCTGGCCGTAAAACTAGATACCGTTATTACCCCAGAATTGGAGCGAGAAGGTTGGACCCGAGAATTCATTCGCTTGATTAACAAGAACCGGAAGGATTTAAATCTTAATTTGGCCGATCGCACGAAGGTGATAATTGGTGGCGCCGATAAAGACATTCTTGAATTTATTGAGGCCAAAAAAGAGGAGATTAAAACCGCCACTTTAAGTGTGGATTGTGAGTTAGTGTCTACGGCTAGCGAGAACTTGGTCAAGCTTGGCGAGCATGAGTTCTCTTTAAATTTAGAAGTTTTAAATAAATAA
- a CDS encoding hypothetical protein (Derived by automated computational analysis using gene prediction method: GeneMarkS-2+.) produces MFEKKFDPLASGHKAADKILARREQKNLEKEADLVAADEIKQKEAQKEQAQRDFEKRQAELNELYKDDPMSDIDPSRRLY; encoded by the coding sequence ATGTTTGAAAAAAAGTTCGATCCTTTGGCGTCCGGGCATAAGGCCGCCGATAAAATTTTAGCCCGTCGTGAACAGAAAAATTTAGAGAAAGAAGCGGACTTAGTCGCCGCCGACGAAATAAAACAAAAAGAAGCACAGAAGGAGCAGGCCCAGCGCGATTTTGAGAAGCGCCAAGCCGAATTAAACGAACTCTATAAAGATGATCCGATGAGTGATATTGATCCTTCACGTCGACTTTATTAA
- a CDS encoding glycosyltransferase family 4 protein (Derived by automated computational analysis using gene prediction method: Protein Homology. GO_function: GO:0016757 - glycosyltransferase activity [Evidence IEA]): MKISYIHSSKKVKTGAGYINSLIVASLRRQGAKVKDFYPKFSLSDTPIALKGTNNILFFYSLMESRDQILKADIIQGTTYTPLAFLRFNRPVVSHFGSTTYGFLRDTPRTKFLEDSGGKIINELKRGGIISELNLKSRRPQYDIAIIEKYAAERADCVIATSEIVRQDLLKQEIPADKIVVIHNAIEDYWFAKTPQPVSQKPKIVFLGRIGEDVFTLKLKGIDRLVNLYRLFPDLPKTSIIMTRSKKLISWLQNTILNHQVLSNILKNEIPDYLASCAGDIFFLTSRYEGFSLSLIEAISQGLIPVAYPVGVVPEIIKSGENGFIVNNLAEAQKAVQTLIDNPDLRKKMSQAARQTATNFEAAKMAKKMLAVYEKIIPKK; the protein is encoded by the coding sequence ATGAAAATATCTTATATTCACAGCAGTAAAAAAGTTAAAACGGGCGCTGGCTACATTAATAGTTTAATTGTGGCCTCACTTCGTCGCCAGGGCGCTAAAGTTAAGGATTTTTATCCAAAATTTTCCCTTAGCGACACCCCGATTGCCTTAAAAGGGACCAATAATATCCTCTTTTTTTATTCTCTAATGGAGTCGCGCGATCAAATCTTAAAAGCGGACATTATTCAAGGCACGACCTACACACCCCTCGCTTTTTTGCGCTTTAATCGGCCGGTTGTCTCTCATTTTGGCTCCACTACTTATGGGTTTTTGCGCGATACCCCGAGAACTAAATTTCTAGAGGATAGCGGCGGCAAGATTATTAATGAGCTAAAACGCGGTGGTATTATCAGTGAGTTAAATTTAAAGTCGCGACGGCCACAATACGATATTGCTATCATTGAAAAGTATGCTGCCGAGCGTGCTGATTGTGTGATTGCCACTTCGGAAATTGTTCGCCAAGATTTACTAAAGCAAGAAATTCCGGCTGATAAAATTGTGGTTATCCATAATGCCATTGAAGATTATTGGTTTGCGAAGACGCCGCAACCGGTCAGTCAGAAGCCAAAAATAGTTTTCTTGGGGCGTATTGGTGAAGATGTTTTCACCCTTAAATTAAAAGGGATTGACCGTTTAGTTAACCTCTATCGTCTTTTTCCTGATTTGCCCAAAACTTCTATCATTATGACGAGGAGTAAAAAACTGATTAGTTGGTTGCAAAACACTATTCTTAATCATCAAGTACTTTCGAATATTTTGAAAAATGAAATTCCTGATTATTTAGCCAGCTGTGCCGGTGATATTTTCTTCTTGACTTCGCGTTATGAAGGTTTCTCTCTGAGCTTAATAGAAGCGATATCGCAAGGCTTGATTCCGGTGGCCTATCCGGTGGGTGTTGTCCCGGAAATAATTAAGTCCGGCGAAAACGGCTTTATTGTTAATAATCTCGCGGAAGCGCAAAAGGCGGTACAAACCTTGATTGATAATCCCGATTTACGAAAAAAAATGTCGCAAGCGGCCCGTCAAACAGCCACTAATTTTGAAGCGGCAAAAATGGCCAAAAAGATGCTCGCTGTTTACGAAAAAATAATTCCCAAAAAATAG
- a CDS encoding hypothetical protein (Derived by automated computational analysis using gene prediction method: GeneMarkS-2+.), with translation MNIKKFLKPDKNLAIKINGVEYLVDDQAVVTIERGDEEIDLIQLQDQNHYLFNRSVIKDAINEDGIVGYLDK, from the coding sequence ATGAACATCAAGAAATTTTTAAAGCCGGACAAAAACCTGGCGATTAAAATTAATGGGGTCGAATATTTAGTTGATGATCAAGCGGTGGTAACAATTGAGCGCGGCGATGAAGAGATTGATCTAATTCAGTTACAAGACCAAAACCATTATTTATTTAACCGCTCCGTTATTAAAGATGCTATCAATGAAGATGGGATAGTTGGTTATTTGGATAAATAA